In Rhinatrema bivittatum chromosome 11, aRhiBiv1.1, whole genome shotgun sequence, a single window of DNA contains:
- the C11H19orf54 gene encoding UPF0692 protein C19orf54 homolog isoform X1, which translates to MSQVGYQLGAQLTADAATDVPLPPAPPSLPPPPLPSFGTEKSKFFKIVADRSSSDVGGCQDVQRLLKNRQDSFNRELQWLLFNKHVPSLIQEGPQCGLVALWMASPLLELKDSVSLEEIVRVALERGYTAQGEMFSAANMASLAEEVLCCRAELLLGGMDGRNQWKLLHHLTSGHPALIPYDEDCNHEPCLRNGHRAHWAIITGVLFGLKSRPLSEVYQEDSAIAGLFHSPADSPPPCTLDSTEIYLLAKQGKSLRYQLWEFGAVSTSNRQLVSFDPKRGSDGKVYVLPEGGVQAGLCGKLVLLHPRTTPL; encoded by the exons ATGTCACAAGTTGGTTATCAGTTGGGAGCTCAGCTCACAGCAGATGCAGCCACAGATGTCCCTCTGCCACCTGCTCCGCCATCTTTACCTCCTCCCCCGCTGCCTTCTtttggaacagagaaaagcaaATTTTTTAAGATAGTAGCAGACAGAAGCTCCAGCGACGTGGGAGGTTGCCAAGATGTACAAAGACTACTTAAAAATAGACAAGACAG TTTTAACAGGGAATTACAGTGGCTCCTCTTCAATAAACATGTGCCATCCTTGATACAAGAGGGACCTCA ATGTGGACTAGTGGCTCTCTGGATGGCCAGCCCTCTTCTGGAGCTCAAGGACAGCGTATCTCTAGAGGAGATTGTCAGGGTGGCTTTAGAGAGAGGATACACCGCACAAGGAGAAATGTTTTCAG CTGCGAACATGGCGAGTCTCGCAGAAGAGGTTCTTTGCTGCAGAGCAGAACTGTTGCTGGGGGGAATGGatgggagaaatcagtggaaactCCTTCACCATCTTACGTCTGGACACCCCGCCCTGATCCC CTATGATGAGGACTGTAACCATGAGCCCTGTTTGAGAAATGGCCATAGGGCCCACTGGGCCATCATCACAG GTGTTTTATTTGGGCTAAAGAGCAGGCCCCTGAGTGAAGTTTACCAGGAAGACTCAGCTATTGCAGGCCTTTTTCACTCCCCTGCAGACTCTCCTCCCCCCTGCACTCTTGACAGTACAGAGATTTACCTGTTGGCCAAGCAAGGAAAGAGCCTGAGGTACCAGCTGTGGGAGTTTGGGGCAGTAAGCACCAGCAACAGGCAGCTGGTCAGCTTTGACCCCAAGAGAGGCAGCGATGGGAAGGTCTATGTCCTGCCTGAGGGTGGTGTCCAGGCTGGGCTGTGTGGAAAACTTGTACTGTTACACCCAAGGACTACACCACTATAA
- the SNRPA gene encoding U1 small nuclear ribonucleoprotein A produces MSVSDVRPNHTIYINNLNEKIKKDELKKSLYAIFSQFGQILDILVSRSLKMRGQAFVIFKEITSATNALRSMQGFPFYDKPMRIQYSKSDSDIIAKMKGTFVERDRKREKRKVKVPEPMPGKKNMPGVPGSVVGAVPGPMPGMPPMSQAPRMMHMPGQPPYMPHGMMPMPGMAPGQMMGGGMPPGQMMPGQMAPSQVSENPPNHILFLTNLPEETNELMLSMLFNQFPGFKEVRLVPGRHDIAFVEFDDDVQAGAAREALQGFKITQSNAMKISFAKK; encoded by the exons ATGTCTGTGTCAGACGTTCGTCCCAATCATACGATTTATATCAACAATCTGAATGAGAAGATCAAGAAGGATG AGCTGAAGAAGTCCCTGTATGCTATCTTCTCCCAGTTTGGTCAGATCCTGGATATCTTGGTGTCTCGAAGTTTGAAGATGAGGGGCCAAGCCTTTGTCATATTCAAAGAGATAACAAGTGCGACCAATGCACTGAGGTCTATGCAGGGCTTCCCTTTCTATGACAAGCCCATG AGGATCCAGTATTCCAAATCGGACTCTGATATCATTGCAAAAATGAAGGGCACCTTTGTAGAGCGGGACAGGAAGCGGGAGAAGAGGAAGGTGAAGGTGCCAGAGCCGATGCCTGGCAAAAAGAACATGCCTGGGGTTCCTGGCTCTGTGGTGGGTGCAGTCCCAGGACCCATGCCT GGCATGCCCCCAATGTCGCAAGCTCCACGTATGATGCACATGCCAGGACAACCCCCGTACATGCCTCATGGGATGATGCCTATGCCAGGCATGGCTCCTGGACAGATGATGGGTGGTGGCATGCCCCCTGGACAGATGATGCCTGGCCAGATGGCTCCTTCACAG GTATCGGAGAATCCACCCAATCATATCCTTTTCCTCACCAACCTGCCGGAGGAGACTAATGAGCTGATGCTTTCCATGCTATTCAACCA gtTCCCAGGATTCAAGGAAGTGCGTCTGGTGCCCGGCCGGCATGACATAGCCTTTGTGGAGTTTGATGACGATGTACAGGCGGGAGCAGCACGGGAGGCCTTGCAGGGCTTCAAGATCACACAGTCCAATGCCATGAagatctcctttgccaagaagtaG
- the C11H19orf54 gene encoding UPF0692 protein C19orf54 homolog isoform X2, which produces MSQVGYQLGAQLTADAATDVPLPPAPPSLPPPPLPSFGTEKSKFFKIVADRSSSDVGGCQDVQRLLKNRQDSFNRELQWLLFNKHVPSLIQEGPQCGLVALWMASPLLELKDSVSLEEIVRVALERGYTAQGEMFSAANMASLAEEVLCCRAELLLGGMDGRNQWKLLHHLTSGHPALIPYDEDCNHEPCLRNGHRAHWAIITGVLFGLKSRPLSEVYQEDSAIAGLFHSPADSPPPCTLDSTEIYLLAKQGKSLR; this is translated from the exons ATGTCACAAGTTGGTTATCAGTTGGGAGCTCAGCTCACAGCAGATGCAGCCACAGATGTCCCTCTGCCACCTGCTCCGCCATCTTTACCTCCTCCCCCGCTGCCTTCTtttggaacagagaaaagcaaATTTTTTAAGATAGTAGCAGACAGAAGCTCCAGCGACGTGGGAGGTTGCCAAGATGTACAAAGACTACTTAAAAATAGACAAGACAG TTTTAACAGGGAATTACAGTGGCTCCTCTTCAATAAACATGTGCCATCCTTGATACAAGAGGGACCTCA ATGTGGACTAGTGGCTCTCTGGATGGCCAGCCCTCTTCTGGAGCTCAAGGACAGCGTATCTCTAGAGGAGATTGTCAGGGTGGCTTTAGAGAGAGGATACACCGCACAAGGAGAAATGTTTTCAG CTGCGAACATGGCGAGTCTCGCAGAAGAGGTTCTTTGCTGCAGAGCAGAACTGTTGCTGGGGGGAATGGatgggagaaatcagtggaaactCCTTCACCATCTTACGTCTGGACACCCCGCCCTGATCCC CTATGATGAGGACTGTAACCATGAGCCCTGTTTGAGAAATGGCCATAGGGCCCACTGGGCCATCATCACAG GTGTTTTATTTGGGCTAAAGAGCAGGCCCCTGAGTGAAGTTTACCAGGAAGACTCAGCTATTGCAGGCCTTTTTCACTCCCCTGCAGACTCTCCTCCCCCCTGCACTCTTGACAGTACAGAGATTTACCTGTTGGCCAAGCAAGGAAAGAGCCTGAG GTAA